In one Verrucomicrobiia bacterium genomic region, the following are encoded:
- a CDS encoding 8-amino-7-oxononanoate synthase yields MPLADSLRDRLADLDRRHLRRSLQPVEPSVGPRLVIDGRSLLSFASNDYLGLARHPRLQAAALDATRRFGAGSTASRLICGSLAPHHHLEDALAAFKQSESALAFSSGYATALGVVPALVGPGDCVVLDRLAHACLVDAARLSGARLRVFRHNDPDDLRRILQWTRSLPPAPGGRPAQVLILTESVFSMDGDVAPLPDLVGIKDEFDAWLLLDEAHATGTAGPGLRGWADALGLSHRIDIPMGTLGKALGAAGGYVAGPAILREYLVSRARSLLFSTAPPPAAAAAATAALEIVASTEGPRLAACLTRCIDALHAGLAADGWTLPPPRTPILPLTVGDEAGAVRLSRALREEGCLVPAIRYPTVARGQARLRLTAGALHGPEEVATLLAALRRALDRTGIRPR; encoded by the coding sequence GTGCCCCTCGCCGATTCCCTCCGTGACCGCCTGGCCGACCTCGATCGCCGCCATCTCCGGCGCTCCCTTCAGCCGGTCGAACCGTCTGTCGGACCCCGCCTCGTGATCGACGGCCGCTCCCTCCTCTCGTTCGCCTCCAACGATTACCTCGGCCTCGCCCGTCATCCACGCCTTCAAGCCGCCGCCCTCGATGCCACCCGCCGCTTCGGGGCCGGCTCCACCGCCTCACGCCTGATCTGCGGATCCCTCGCACCGCATCATCATCTGGAAGACGCCTTGGCCGCCTTCAAACAATCCGAATCCGCCCTCGCCTTCTCCAGCGGCTATGCCACCGCCCTCGGTGTCGTTCCCGCCCTCGTCGGGCCCGGCGATTGTGTCGTCCTTGACCGCCTCGCCCACGCCTGCCTCGTCGATGCCGCCCGCCTCAGCGGTGCCCGGTTGCGTGTGTTCCGACACAACGATCCCGACGACCTCCGGCGCATTCTCCAGTGGACCCGGTCCCTGCCTCCCGCTCCCGGCGGTCGCCCCGCCCAGGTCCTCATCCTCACCGAAAGCGTCTTCTCCATGGATGGCGATGTCGCGCCGTTGCCGGACCTCGTCGGGATCAAGGACGAATTCGACGCCTGGCTGCTCCTGGATGAGGCCCATGCCACCGGCACGGCCGGCCCCGGCCTCCGCGGATGGGCCGACGCTCTCGGCCTGTCCCATCGCATCGACATCCCCATGGGCACCCTCGGCAAAGCCCTGGGCGCCGCCGGCGGATACGTCGCCGGTCCTGCCATCCTTCGCGAATACCTCGTCAGTCGCGCCCGCAGCCTGCTCTTCTCCACCGCCCCACCTCCCGCCGCCGCCGCCGCCGCCACCGCCGCTCTGGAGATTGTCGCTTCCACGGAAGGCCCCCGCCTGGCCGCCTGCCTGACCCGCTGCATCGACGCCCTCCACGCCGGGCTGGCGGCCGACGGTTGGACCCTCCCGCCGCCCCGTACCCCCATCCTCCCGTTGACCGTAGGCGACGAAGCCGGGGCAGTCCGACTCTCCCGGGCTCTGCGCGAGGAAGGCTGCCTTGTTCCCGCCATCCGCTACCCCACCGTGGCCCGCGGACAGGCGCGCCTGCGCCTAACCGCCGGCGCCCTGCACGGCCCGGAGGAGGTCGCCACCCTGCTGGCCGCCCTCCGTCGCGCCCTCGATCGCACCGGAATCCGGCCGCGATAA